A window of Desulfocurvibacter africanus subsp. africanus DSM 2603 contains these coding sequences:
- the gspE gene encoding type II secretion system ATPase GspE: MSVTLREQMGRVRAMLNPADSSDAKLSGEARSGQVRLDNDAPFQTYPPPSLGKPDSGGREPSPEELALELGLHFVPHVEEGWLDLSLVRGLPIAYLKQNLVLPVKGEAGCLLVLVGDPLRVEVMDELRLILTDGGADGRAKAEVNFAMAPAEVILEAINQTFAQADSRADQIIQDLGVEEDDDRLLSELERGGSEDLLDETSNAPVIKLVNHILAQAVKSRASDIHVEPFKNELLVRFRLDGVLHNILHLPKRLQAPVASRIKIMAKLNIAEKRLPQDGRIEVRIGNRQVDLRVSSLPTAFGERVVMRLLEKNARLLSLEELGMGPDHHAEMRRLTQLSHGIILVTGPTGSGKTTTLYAALSSINSPDKNILTIEDPIEYQLDGIGQMQVNAKIDLTFAKGLRSMVRQDPDVILVGEIRDRETAEIAIQASLTGHLVFSTLHTNDAPSAVTRLIDIGIEPFLVSSAVRTIIAQRLVRVLCPACKREDTPSAKELREMGLCEDAAPVVHRAVGCSECMQTGYRGRTSIYEFMRLTESLQDLVVRNSDANQIRKLALSEGMVTLRQDGIRRVLNGVTTLDEVMRVTLL, from the coding sequence ATGAGTGTCACGCTGCGCGAACAAATGGGTCGTGTGCGGGCCATGCTGAACCCCGCCGACTCAAGCGACGCGAAGCTCTCCGGTGAGGCCAGATCAGGTCAGGTGAGACTCGACAATGATGCGCCGTTCCAGACCTACCCGCCTCCTTCGCTCGGCAAGCCGGACTCCGGCGGCCGGGAGCCGAGCCCCGAGGAACTGGCCCTGGAGCTGGGCCTGCACTTCGTGCCGCACGTGGAGGAGGGCTGGCTGGATCTGTCCCTGGTGCGCGGACTGCCCATCGCCTACCTAAAGCAGAACCTCGTGCTGCCGGTAAAGGGAGAGGCCGGCTGTCTGCTCGTGCTCGTGGGCGACCCGCTGCGCGTGGAGGTCATGGACGAGCTTCGCCTGATTCTTACTGATGGAGGGGCGGACGGCAGGGCGAAGGCCGAAGTGAATTTCGCCATGGCTCCGGCCGAGGTCATCCTGGAAGCCATCAACCAGACCTTTGCCCAGGCCGACAGCCGGGCCGACCAGATCATCCAGGACCTGGGCGTGGAAGAGGACGACGACCGGCTGCTCTCGGAGCTGGAGCGCGGCGGCAGCGAGGACCTGTTGGACGAGACGTCCAACGCGCCGGTCATCAAGCTCGTGAACCACATCCTGGCCCAGGCCGTGAAGAGCCGGGCCAGCGACATCCACGTCGAGCCCTTCAAGAACGAGCTGCTGGTGCGCTTCCGCCTGGACGGCGTGCTGCACAACATCCTGCATCTGCCCAAACGGCTGCAGGCCCCCGTGGCCTCGCGCATCAAGATCATGGCCAAGCTGAACATCGCCGAGAAGCGTTTGCCCCAGGACGGCCGCATTGAGGTGCGCATCGGCAACCGTCAGGTGGACCTGCGCGTGTCCAGCCTGCCCACGGCCTTCGGCGAGCGCGTGGTCATGCGCCTGCTGGAGAAGAACGCGCGCCTGCTGTCCCTGGAGGAGCTGGGCATGGGCCCGGACCACCACGCCGAGATGCGCCGCCTGACCCAGCTTTCGCACGGCATCATCCTGGTCACCGGCCCCACGGGCAGCGGCAAGACCACCACGCTCTACGCGGCCCTGTCGTCCATCAACTCGCCGGACAAGAACATCCTGACCATCGAGGACCCCATCGAGTATCAGCTCGACGGCATCGGCCAGATGCAGGTCAATGCCAAGATCGACCTGACCTTCGCCAAGGGCTTGCGCTCCATGGTGCGCCAGGACCCGGACGTGATCCTGGTGGGCGAGATACGCGACCGCGAGACGGCCGAGATCGCCATCCAGGCCTCTCTCACGGGCCACCTCGTCTTCTCCACCCTGCACACCAACGACGCGCCCAGCGCCGTGACCCGGCTCATCGACATCGGCATCGAGCCTTTCCTGGTCTCCTCGGCCGTGCGCACCATCATCGCCCAGCGCCTCGTGCGCGTGCTCTGCCCCGCGTGCAAGCGCGAAGACACGCCCTCGGCCAAGGAATTGCGCGAGATGGGACTATGCGAGGACGCCGCGCCCGTGGTGCACCGCGCCGTGGGCTGTTCCGAGTGCATGCAGACCGGCTATCGCGGCCGGACATCCATCTATGAGTTCATGCGCCTGACCGAGTCCTTGCAGGATCTCGTCGTGCGCAACTCGGACGCCAACCAGATCCGCAAGCTGGCCCTGAGCGAGGGCATGGTCACACTACGTCAGGACGGCATCCGCCGGGTCCTGAACGGCGTGACCACCCTCGACGAAGTCATGCGCGTGACCCTGCTGTAA
- the gspD gene encoding type II secretion system secretin GspD, giving the protein MTLPLRSSNAGQAAMHTSTLRLGEVAQRLVLAALLAGLILAVLPDSLQAQARPQAAQGQQNISMDFNGVDIQIFVKFISELTGRNFVMDDKVRGRVTVVSPRRISVDEAYKVFESVLAVYGFMAVPAGQVTKILPIRESPTTGLETFTIPRLDRYGDSFVTQLVQLNHVRVEDVLKMLAPMVSRSGLITAYAPSSMLIVTDSESNLRRLLTIVRAIDVRGTEGTVAVIPLEYASAEKTASSLAKFWESGVREQGKTAQTSLSIVPDERMNALIAYGEARDIERLRSIVVQIDRPSPRGQGNVRVYKLEHADATELADVLNGLVGKTTGSAAAGGQAPKESGVVTPVISSGVTILADKATNSLVITAGADDFTLIEELLRSLDTPRKQVLVEALIMEVSSTENVEFGSKLQGVVDVGIGGREGVAGGFSNPAGLSESVLNPGTVFGIGAAAIPVTINGVTYTNLNALIAAGKINSDFNIISTPQIMTLDNQEASITVAENRPYQTSQTSTLNDLNNIVTQFTYRDVGTILKLTPQINEGGMIKLKIFQEFSEVDQAATGVSTLPVTRKRTTETAVVIREGQTVVLSGLIGKSATNSSSRVPLLGDIPLLGWLFRYDTREERKTNLLVFITPRVVDSPEKAQDLYIAKLKEFERLQFDGDDRVLPVLMPLVSPGPRLDRVEDRAETRVPAEVR; this is encoded by the coding sequence ATGACCTTACCTTTACGCTCCAGTAACGCCGGGCAAGCCGCCATGCACACCAGCACGCTCAGGCTGGGAGAGGTCGCTCAACGCCTAGTCCTGGCCGCGCTGCTGGCGGGACTGATCCTGGCCGTCTTGCCCGACTCCCTCCAGGCTCAGGCGCGGCCACAGGCCGCCCAGGGTCAACAGAACATCAGCATGGACTTCAACGGCGTGGACATCCAGATCTTCGTCAAATTCATAAGCGAGCTCACGGGCCGCAACTTCGTCATGGACGACAAGGTCCGCGGCCGGGTAACCGTAGTTTCGCCTCGGCGCATTTCCGTGGACGAGGCCTACAAGGTCTTCGAGTCCGTGCTGGCGGTCTATGGCTTCATGGCCGTGCCGGCAGGCCAGGTGACCAAGATCCTGCCCATCCGCGAAAGCCCGACCACGGGCCTGGAAACCTTCACCATTCCGCGCCTGGACCGCTACGGCGACTCTTTCGTAACCCAGCTCGTCCAGCTCAATCACGTGCGGGTCGAGGACGTGCTCAAGATGCTCGCGCCCATGGTCTCCAGAAGCGGGCTCATCACGGCTTACGCGCCTTCGTCCATGCTCATCGTCACGGATTCCGAATCCAACCTGCGCCGCCTGCTGACCATCGTGCGGGCCATCGACGTGCGCGGGACCGAAGGCACGGTTGCGGTGATTCCCCTGGAATACGCCTCGGCCGAGAAGACCGCGTCCAGCCTGGCCAAGTTCTGGGAGAGCGGAGTCCGCGAGCAGGGCAAGACGGCTCAGACGAGCCTGAGCATCGTGCCGGACGAGCGCATGAACGCGCTCATAGCCTATGGCGAGGCCCGCGACATCGAGCGGCTGCGCTCCATAGTGGTCCAGATCGACCGCCCCTCGCCCAGGGGCCAGGGCAACGTGCGCGTATACAAGCTGGAGCATGCCGACGCCACGGAGCTGGCCGACGTGCTCAACGGGCTGGTGGGCAAAACCACCGGCTCGGCCGCGGCCGGGGGCCAGGCGCCCAAGGAATCCGGCGTGGTCACGCCGGTCATCTCCTCGGGCGTGACCATCCTGGCGGACAAGGCCACCAACAGCTTGGTCATCACCGCCGGGGCCGACGACTTCACCCTGATCGAGGAGCTCCTGCGGTCCCTGGACACCCCACGCAAGCAGGTGCTCGTGGAGGCGCTCATCATGGAGGTCTCCTCCACTGAGAACGTCGAGTTCGGGAGCAAGCTCCAGGGCGTCGTGGACGTGGGCATCGGCGGCCGCGAGGGCGTGGCGGGCGGCTTCTCCAACCCGGCGGGCCTGAGCGAAAGCGTGCTCAACCCCGGAACCGTGTTCGGCATCGGCGCGGCGGCCATCCCCGTGACCATCAACGGCGTGACTTACACCAACCTGAACGCCCTCATCGCCGCGGGCAAGATCAACAGTGACTTCAACATCATCTCCACGCCCCAGATCATGACCCTGGACAACCAGGAAGCCTCCATCACCGTAGCCGAGAACAGGCCCTACCAGACGAGTCAAACGTCAACCCTCAATGATTTGAACAATATAGTCACTCAGTTTACCTACCGCGACGTTGGCACCATCCTGAAACTGACGCCCCAGATCAACGAGGGCGGCATGATCAAGCTGAAGATCTTCCAGGAGTTCTCGGAGGTCGACCAAGCCGCCACGGGCGTGAGCACCTTGCCCGTGACGCGCAAGCGCACCACCGAGACCGCGGTGGTCATCCGCGAGGGCCAGACCGTGGTGCTCTCGGGCCTTATCGGCAAGAGCGCGACGAACAGCTCAAGCAGGGTTCCGCTGCTGGGCGACATCCCCCTGCTCGGCTGGCTGTTCCGCTACGACACCCGTGAGGAGCGCAAAACCAACCTGCTCGTGTTCATCACCCCGCGCGTGGTGGACAGCCCCGAGAAGGCCCAGGACCTGTACATCGCCAAGCTCAAGGAGTTTGAGCGCCTCCAGTTTGACGGCGACGACCGGGTGCTGCCCGTGCTCATGCCCCTGGTTTCGCCCGGCCCGCGCCTGGACCGTGTCGAGGATCGTGCCGAGACGCGGGTGCCGGCGGAGGTGAGATGA
- a CDS encoding type II secretion system protein N: MSLRMVAHLALIALGLYFAVDAGMTVVAHVLTPETAIVAPRRANAKKSEQAQAKLPISRIVERNLFGKAALVGPSKSVQAEPVKREIGLDLVGTVVADADQGVAAIIFDRAGKAQDFFRVGQPVRPGVTLKSVQRKSAVLGTAQGDVLLTMGDDLGAASASEQPPESGSSSDFALNRQTIEESMQNLGQVMQQAQIEKVSRGDTKGYRLSSIQSGSVFERLNLQNGDIVTGINGQEITDPNQFTELYNSLPQHDTVTVNLYRRGRKHDLTFTLQ; the protein is encoded by the coding sequence ATGAGCTTGCGCATGGTCGCACACCTGGCGCTCATCGCCCTGGGACTCTATTTCGCCGTGGACGCGGGCATGACCGTCGTGGCGCACGTGCTGACCCCTGAAACGGCCATTGTCGCCCCGCGTCGCGCCAACGCGAAAAAGTCCGAGCAGGCTCAGGCCAAGCTGCCCATCAGCCGCATCGTGGAGCGCAATCTCTTCGGCAAGGCGGCTCTGGTCGGCCCAAGCAAGTCCGTCCAGGCGGAGCCGGTCAAACGAGAGATCGGCCTCGACCTTGTGGGCACCGTGGTGGCCGACGCCGACCAGGGTGTGGCGGCCATCATCTTCGATCGCGCCGGCAAGGCCCAGGACTTCTTCCGCGTGGGCCAGCCCGTGCGGCCGGGCGTGACGCTCAAGTCCGTGCAGCGCAAGTCGGCGGTGCTGGGCACGGCCCAGGGCGACGTGCTGCTGACCATGGGCGACGACCTGGGGGCTGCGTCAGCTTCCGAACAGCCGCCAGAGTCCGGCTCATCTTCGGACTTTGCCTTGAATCGCCAGACCATCGAGGAATCGATGCAGAATCTTGGTCAGGTCATGCAGCAGGCGCAGATCGAAAAGGTTTCGCGCGGGGACACGAAAGGCTACAGGCTCAGCAGCATCCAGAGCGGCAGCGTCTTCGAGCGCTTGAACCTGCAAAACGGAGATATCGTCACCGGGATCAACGGTCAGGAGATCACGGACCCAAATCAGTTCACGGAACTCTACAATTCCCTGCCGCAACATGATACTGTCACCGTGAACCTATATCGACGCGGAAGAAAGCATGACCTTACCTTTACGCTCCAGTAA
- a CDS encoding tetratricopeptide repeat protein — MTNVSKAGIRPLGPWIAMARLACLLLALASLAAAMVLSGCTAKAKPLEAPASAAKLPAAEALAKGEESLAQGQYELATNYLNRALEMDPRLAEAYLARGKALHALGNPEQALFDFNRAVSLRPEWAVAYYDRATAYLALERPQEALDDQRKALNLDPGLAVAHNDMGLALAALDRPEEALQAFDAAIRVSDGRLAQAFYNRGTLRLRDELLVAAQEDLSRAVELDPELAPAFNNLGILRNRTGAYEAAVLDFDAAIALTPKNPNLYLNRGIAHENQNRYDKAIQDYTRALALKPDYAQALHNRGVLFMRLSARTRACEDFEAACQLGLCHRHEATKKLGLCW, encoded by the coding sequence ATGACGAATGTGAGCAAGGCCGGAATCCGGCCCCTTGGGCCTTGGATAGCCATGGCGCGGCTGGCCTGCCTCCTGCTGGCCCTGGCGTCCCTGGCGGCCGCGATGGTTCTGTCCGGCTGCACGGCCAAGGCCAAGCCGCTGGAGGCTCCCGCCTCCGCCGCTAAGCTGCCGGCGGCCGAAGCCCTGGCCAAGGGCGAGGAGAGCCTGGCCCAGGGCCAATACGAGCTGGCCACGAATTACCTGAACCGCGCCCTGGAAATGGACCCCCGCCTGGCCGAAGCTTACCTGGCGCGCGGCAAGGCCCTGCACGCCCTGGGCAACCCCGAACAGGCGCTGTTCGACTTCAACCGCGCTGTAAGCCTGCGTCCCGAATGGGCCGTGGCCTATTATGACCGGGCAACGGCCTATCTTGCCCTGGAGCGGCCCCAGGAGGCTCTGGACGACCAGCGCAAGGCGTTGAATCTGGACCCGGGCCTGGCCGTGGCGCACAACGACATGGGCCTGGCCCTGGCGGCCCTGGACCGACCCGAGGAAGCCTTGCAGGCTTTTGACGCGGCCATCCGTGTCTCGGACGGCCGTCTGGCCCAGGCTTTCTACAACCGCGGAACCCTGCGTCTGCGGGACGAGCTGCTGGTCGCAGCCCAGGAAGACCTGAGCCGGGCAGTCGAGCTGGACCCCGAATTGGCTCCGGCATTCAACAACCTTGGCATCCTGCGCAACCGCACGGGCGCCTACGAGGCGGCGGTGCTGGATTTCGACGCGGCCATCGCCCTGACTCCAAAGAATCCGAACCTGTATCTCAACCGGGGTATCGCCCACGAGAACCAGAATCGTTACGACAAAGCCATTCAGGACTACACTCGCGCCCTGGCCCTCAAGCCGGACTATGCCCAGGCCCTGCACAACCGAGGGGTTCTGTTCATGCGCCTCTCGGCCCGAACACGAGCCTGCGAGGACTTCGAGGCGGCCTGCCAACTGGGACTTTGCCACAGGCATGAAGCAACCAAGAAACTTGGCTTGTGCTGGTAA